The following nucleotide sequence is from Triticum dicoccoides isolate Atlit2015 ecotype Zavitan chromosome 7B, WEW_v2.0, whole genome shotgun sequence.
AGATCAGGAAAGTGAATCCACATGAAAGTCTTTCTGAAAGTTGAGATTTAAATAGTGTTGGCCAAAAAGCCCTTTCCATGGTCTCTTTGGCACTACCTTTGCTGCAGTTCGCACACACCATCATTTGCTGCTAATTATAACTAGTCCATTTGTTAACACAAGCAGGGCCGAACTGTCAGCTTGTCAATGTTAACTAGGAGTAGTTTACACACTGTAACAGTAGGGTAAGTAAGATCTACTTGCAATGCATAGTGTGAGAAAAATGAAAACTGAAGGAACGTTCTACCTGCCGCCCCTAATCATTGATGATACCCTAGGCAGTAGTCATGCCTAATTTCCGGAGTAGATTTTGGCGGAAGGTACCCTGACCATGTCGCACACTGTTTATATTGTCAGTCTATAAGAACCTATTTGGTCGGCTACCACAACATTGACACACTTCAGTTGTAGCCAAGCATGGCCTGGTACAATTTTCTTTAGGTTTGTCGAAGTGTGGCTCTGAAACAAAACTCTAACCACATACTGTGGTATTTGCCTTGCATTGTATTGCCGATTAACAGGTAAATTAAACCTGAAGAAAAGGCAACCTGCATTTTGTAAACAGCAACTGTAGTAATGTACGTACGTACAAATCTAGAAAGCTTCCCCTAAATTTATAATGTGCATCCATCATGGTGCAGACATGGACACAGGGTGGTGTGTACCCTGCAAAGCATTTGAATATGCGGATCTGTTTTCGGTAGTGGCCTAATCGGTGATCGATCTTAAATTCTTAACAAACATAATCCTACGCCCGTCTCAAAAGAAGCCATAATTGTATCGTACGCGTAGTGCAAGCTAGCTCTGCATGGACCATTGCAAGATCCAACAATTATATTCGGATTTCCGTAACAAGTAACCGGATTGGCTCCCGAAATCGATGTCCATTTTCTTCAGCGTCCGTGCCGATCGATGCGCGGCGCGCACAACTAGATAACGGTAATTAAGCCCAGAAATTAAGGTGGTACGTACACGTGGTGTGATCATCAGCCAGCAACTGAAAATTCTATAGCGCACAAGTGGAAGCAAGGATCTGAGCAGGGCAAGAAGTCGCCAGTGGTGGCACGATCGATGTGCTTACCTTGGACGTCGCCGTACGGACGCGGCACGAACCCGTATCCGTATCCGCTGCCTGCGCCCGGGACgccgacggtgccgccgccggcgaTGCCATTGCCTCCGCCAGCGATGCCATTGCCGCCGTCACCGATGGGGCCGGCGTTACCGCCGCCGATGACGTTGCCTCCTCCGGGGGTGGTCCCGCCGGTGCCGGTGCCGGCATTGGACCAGAAGCGCGCGTAGCACTTGCCGAGGTAGACCTCCCCGGCGGAGGCGTCGCCGCAGCCGGCCTTGAGCTGCGAGGCGGCGACGGAGACGCAGTCGGTGCAGGCCTTGGCGCCGAGGTCCCCCACGCACTGCGACATGGCCTGCACGTACCCGGCCGCGCCTGCGCGGTACGAGCCGCCGGCCGCGGGGGACGACGCGGCCTGGAGCGCTCCGAGCGCCGCGTCGCGCAGCGCCGCGACGCCGGCGTCCCCGCTCTCGCCGCCGCACTTCTTGAACAGCACCGTGTTGTCCGGCTTCCCGAGGAACGAGTCGTTGCCGTAGCGGACGAAGCACGCGCGCAGCTGCACCGCGCCGCCGGCGGCCGAGTTGCAGAGGGAGGAGAGCTTGGAGGCGGACGCCTTCACGCAGACGCCGCAGACGGCGGCCGGGAGGTCGGAGCGGCACTGGTAGAGGCCGACTAGGCCCGTGGCGGCGCCGGACGGGGGGGTGTAGTTGGCGTAGGGGGTGGAGGCCGCGGTGTCGGTGAGGGTCGAGAGCACGGTGTCGACGTCCGCGGCGTACTGGGTGCCGGCGTCGTAGCGCGCCTGCGAGCACCCGGCGTACACGAACGCCGTGTAGTCGTCGACGCCGCGCGCGCGCACGGCGAGCAGCGAGACCAGGATCGGCAGCGCCGTTGCTGCAAGAAACTTCCACATGCTTGGAACTTCTCGGCTTGGACGTGCTAGCGTTTGATGCTTAGGCAGACTTGGGAAGCTGAGGAAGATAAGCGCGGAGCAGAATGGCAGGACAGTAGCTAGTGTTCTGAGTGTGGAATAGAGTAGGCTTGAAAGGGTTTATAAGGAGCTAATCACTCGGGTCAATAATACAGGTCACTGTCACCAGCATAGTATTGTACGTACCTGTGAATGTTTTTGCCGCCTCCACTAAAATAATACTACTACTACTGGTGACGTCGCAACGCATCTTACTTTTCAAGTTATCATCCTATCACGTAAGGTAACAAATGATGTTCATGCACACAGCTCTAGTTTTTGGTTGGGCTGACTCAATGGCTTTATACGAATTAGCAGTTTTTGATCCCTCTGATCCTGTTTTGGATCCAATGTGGACACAAGGTATGTTCGTAATTCCTTTCATGACTCGTTTAGGAATAACGGATTCGTGGGGTGGTTGGAGTATTTCAGGAGGAACTGTAACAAATCCGGGTATTTGGAGTTATGAAGGTGTAGCAGGTACGCATATTGTGTTTTCTGGCTTGTGTTTCTTGGCAGCAATCTGGCATTGGGTATATTGGGACCTAGAAATATTCTTTGATGAGCGGACGGGAAAACCCTCTTTGGATTTGCCCAAGATCTTTGAAATTCATTTATTTCTTGCAGGGGTGGCTTGCTTTGGCTTTGGGGCATTTCATGTAACGGGTTTGTATGGTCCTGGGATATGGGTATCCGATCCTTATGGACTAACTGGAAAAGTACAAGTTGTAAATCCAGCGTGGGgtgcagtgttggggaacgttgcagaaaattttcctacggtttcaccaagatccatctatgagttcatctaagcaacgagtcaagggagatgcatctacataccactttgtagatcgcgagcggaagcgttcaaaagaacggggttgaagtagtcgttctcgtcgtgatcctatcaccggagatcctagcgccgaacggacggcacctccgcgttcaacacacgtacggagcggatgacgtctcctccttcttgatccagcaagggggaaggagaggttgatgatgatggctccagcagcagcacaacggcgtggtggtggtggaacagcagcactccggcagggcttcgccaagcacgtgacggaggaggaagaggtgtagcagggggagggggcgccaggacttcagggtgcggctgcccctctcccccctccctttatataggcccccagggggggcgccggccctgggagattcaatctcccaagggggcggcggccaaggggggaggagtgccccccaaggcatgtggtccgcccccccccccaccctagggtttcaaccctaggcgcagggggtgggcctaggggggcgcaccagcccactatgggctggctcccctcccacttcagcccatggggccctccgggatgggtggccccacccgatggacccccgggacccttccggtggtcccggtacaataccgggtgaccccgaaactttcccgatggccgaaataccacttcctatatataattctttacctccggaccatttcgaaactcctcgtgacgtccgggatctcatccgggactccgaacaacattcggtatactgcatactcatattcatacaaccctagcgtcaccgaaccttaagtgtgtagaccctacgggttcgggagacacgtagacatgaccgagacggctctcgggcaataaccaacagcgggatctggatacccatgttggctcccacatgctcctcgatgatctcatcggatgaaccacgatgtcgaggattcgaacaaccccgtatacaattccctttgtcattcggtatgttacatgcccgagactcgatcgtcggtatcccaatacctcgttcagtctcgttaccggcaagtcactttactcgtaccgtaatgcatgatcccgtgaccaaacacttggtcactttgagctcattatgatgatgcattaccgagtgggcccagagatacctctccgtcatacggaatgacaaatcccagtctcgatctgtgtcaacccaacagacactttcggagatacctgtagtgcacctttatagtcacccagtcacgttgtgacgtttggtacacccaaagcactcttacagtatccgggagttacacgatctcatggtctaaggaagagatacttgacattggaaaaagctctagcaaaacgaactacatgatcttgtgctatgcttaggattgggtcttgtccatcacatcattctcctaatgatgtgatcccgttgtcaatgacatctaatgtccatagtcaggaaaccatgactatccgttgaccaacgagctagtcaactagaggctcactagggacatgttatggtctatgtattcacacgtgtattacgatttccggataatacagttatagcatgaataaaagacaattatcatgaataaggaaatataataataacgcttttattattgcctctagggcatatttccaacatgcagaAGGTTTTGATCCTTTTGTTCCGGGGGGAATAGCTTCTCATCATATTGTTGCGGGTACATTGGGTATATTAGCGGGCTTATTTCATCTTAGTGTCCGTCCGCCTCAACGTTATATAAAGGATTACGTATGGACAATATTGAAACTGTACTTTCCAGTAGTATCGCTGCTATTTTTTTCAGCTTTCGTAGTTGCTGGAACTATGTGGTATGGGTCAGCAACGACCCCAATCGAATTATTTGGGCCTACTCATTATCAGTGGGATCAAGGATACTTTCAGCAAGAAATATATTGAAGAGTTAGCAATGGTTTAGCCGAAAATCTTAGTTTATCAGAAGCTTGGTCTAAAATTCCCGAAAAATTAGCCTTTTATGATTATATTGGTAATAATCCGTCAAAAGGGGGATTATTCAGAGCAGGCTCAATGGACAATGGGGATGGAATAGTTGTTGGATGGTTAGGACATCTCGTCTTTAGAGATAAAGAAGGACGTGAGCTTTTTGTACGCCGTATGCCTACTTTTTTTTGAAACATTTCTGGTTGTTTTGGTAGATGAGGAGGGAATTGTTAGAGCAGACGTTCCTTTTCGAAGAGCAGAATCCAAATATAGTGTTGAACAAGTAGGCGTAATGGTGGAGTTCTATGGTGGCGAACTTAATGGAGTAAGTTATTCTGATCCTGCTACTGTAAAAAAATATGCAACGCGTTCTCAATTAGGGGAAATTTTTTGAATTAGACCGGGCTACTTTGAAATCTGATGGTGTTTTTCGCAGCAGTCCAAGGGGTTGGTTCACTTTTGGTCATGCTACCTTTGCTTTGCTCTTCTTTTTCGGACACATTTGGCATGGCGCTAGAACATTGTTCCGAGATGTTTTTGCTGGTATTGATCCAGATTTGGATGCTCAAGTGAAATTTGGAACATTCCAAAAAGTGGGAGATCCAACTACAAGGAAACAGGCAGCCTGATACACATTGTTATAGTATCTTTCACCTCTCTTTTTTGATTTGACATGGGAAACATCTCCCATCCTTTCTTTgactctttttctttctttatatGGGAAATTATCCCAAATGACAAATGAATAGGGTGTGGAAGTTATAATTGTAAATAAACCAGGATCGAAACTATGGAAGCATTGGTTTATACGTTCCTTTTAGTTTTGACTTTAGGGATAATTTTTTTCGCTATCTTCTTCCGAGAACCACCTAAGATTCCACCAACTCCAACTAAAAGAATAAAATAATTTCATTTAAGAATAATTGTAACCATATACATATAAAATGACAGCAATGGAATCCCAATCCCCTGCTTTCATTTGTAAAGTCTCTATTCCTCGGTGATCAAAGCCCAAAGATCTATGAACCACCTCATGTTTGACTAGCCAATTAGATAACCAACCCTGCTGCATTGTCTTCATCTCTCCCTCTTTGTATAAATATTTCACATTTCGGATGCAAGTTTGAAAGATTGTCCTGGTTTTTATTTTTCTACACAAAAGAGCCCCCCCTCCTAATTCACTAATTTGTAGGAAGGTACTGAACTTTTGGATTCGAAAAAAGTTTCAGAAGATATATCTAATGTAGATGGTGATTGATCGAGCAATTCTTGCTCATAAGTTCCTGTATGAGTACTACACCTAACATAAAGCTTGTGACTGGTAGTAAAACATCTATTTTTTATTTTGATATAGAGTTCGATCCTCAACTATTTCTCGCGATATCTTCTTACGAAGTTTTGTTAGGGCATCTATAACTGCCTCCgtgaaaggacatgtggtgcccccatgtgtggttttggtaattgatgacaatctctatggactaatggttgccttgagttatatttgaagggtttgcccataggcttttcttggagtccatttgttggtttcaataagagtttgtgatgaccaagccgctattaaggaattatccaaagatcggtcatatgagtgttgagcttattgcaagcatgtcttgaagaagaagcttgtgtgatcattcatgtttaccttcaagacatcatccaaatgaagagagtttcaaagattcaaggttgatcaagactaagtcaagagtgaatcaagttgatcaactcacaaagcgtagaagatgtaccgagagggatcaagtgatcccatggtatggtaagcattgtccattgcactttttgtactaacccatggtctatgtgagagttgtatgtggggttaggtacgtatccatgggcttgcgtcaagaggaagatatcatacaacccatggaaaggatgacaaaaagtggtgatcgtcatcaagattgccgtgtgcaagttcaagtggagcatcacgaagagatcaagtgcttgaatcttgccatccattgtggtgtcaatggacttgtgaagatgtgcctaagagtggctcacccatagtggactatgggggagcaatcatctagtcttcatcgagccaacgcaatcaagaaaggtggtccaacttgagggagtcaagatcgtgttcatctagatcaagtggaccatgtgcaaggcaaaggtttgaccttgataggttttctattttaccggtctcgtgatggtagttgggagaccgagttataggatcgtttgtcgtactatcaaggggggctctcaagttggtagcttgatcgtattgttagtagagagctcaaaccattgcatccttgcatcatgtttcttggttcttgtttggttatatttgtgagtcttagagcttatggtcatcttgatgacaagcttgagttcatcgaaaacggagttcgcatgcgtcttctatgatgttttcggtgttggaggttttaccggtcttatccggtgaagggttctcaccattttcttatgggacttttgtcgtttgcttattcttgatatttctatcaatattgtgttatcccatgtcgttagctttccaacaaacttcccatgtcattgaattcggagtccgtttgcaaaagttgtggctgttttggtaaaggctgcagcggtactaccgcgactagagcagaAGTAAttgtttactaccgctccagagcggtactaccgcggctcctgagcggtagtaccgctccagagcagtactaccgtggatcctaagcggtagtaccgctccggaccaaaatctcgtgttttgctcagcggaagtaggcacagaagtatttttttagtaccactcgcgagcagtagtaccgctaccatttgcggtagtaccatgaggtcgagcggtagtaccgtgaggacgagcggtactaccactccgacggttcttttggcctttttgcctcctcgctgttgtgtttcgaaggggtactatcgccctagcggtagtaccgctccttggagcggtagtaccgctctgtgcgggctgtgatcataacggttggattctggagctcctataaaagggggtcttcttccccattcaaccttatcctgagctcgtgttcttcccccgttgttgaccttcttcgagcttgctaactctcaatccctccatggattcttgctagtttttgagggaaaagagagaggagatctagatccacatttccaccaatcactttctcctctatgtgaggggaaccccttggatctagttcttggagttcttggtgttctccttcttgttcttcctctcattttcctccctagcattagttgcttcggtgggatttgagagagaaggacttgggcactccgtgtgcccttgccattgcatttggtgcatcggtttgagttctccacggtgatacgtggaagttacaagttgagaagcttattactcttgggtgcttggtacccttgagcttgttcctcttgggtgcttgggcgccctagacggttggtggtgttcggagctcaatcattgtggtgtaaagctccgggcaagcgtctaggtctccaattaggttgtggagatcgccccgagcaatttgacgggtaccggtgaccgcccccaagggttgccaaagtgtacgggttcggtgaccgcccccaagggttgccatttgtacgggttcggtgaccgccctcaagggtcccttagtggaatcacggcatcttgcattgtgcgagggcgtgaggagattacggtggccctagtggcttcttggggagcattgtgcctccacaccgctccaaacggagattagcatccgcaagggtgtgaactttgggatacatcatcgtctccgcatgcctcggttatctcttacccgagccctttacttatgcactttactttctgatagccatattgtttcttgtcatatatcttgctatcacctaagtagtttttcttgcttagcataagttgttggtgcacataggtgagcctagttgttgtaggttttgtgcttgacaaattaaccgttaggtttattccgcatttgttcaagcctcaaccgtaattattttaaagcgcttattcacccccccccctctaggcgacatccacgacctTTCAATTgggatcagagcctcgtctctctttgttgggcttaaccgcctagagaataaagatgtcgactagaggattaggattctctgacactcttagtttcgatggcacaaattttgatgtttgggtaattcgcatgcttaatctctttagggtcatggacccaaatttagagcgaattgtagatatgggtttttctcctccaaaggatccccaaagattatctttagaggatgagaaaaactcttatctcaatgctcaagcctctaatgtgcttttcgatgctttaagcaatgtagttatatttcaactcatgtcgttccgggatgctcatgagttatggacaaagcttcaagataaatatggtgtgtccaagatttgtggggatggttgttctccctccacctccggtcatatagtcttctcaacttcttctacttcacctacatgtggtttgccacaaggtaatgatatggtgagtagtgttggtcattgcaatgatgatagtatgcttattgtggatggtccttcatcactatattat
It contains:
- the LOC119341365 gene encoding plasmodesmata-located protein 6-like, which codes for MWKFLAATALPILVSLLAVRARGVDDYTAFVYAGCSQARYDAGTQYAADVDTVLSTLTDTAASTPYANYTPPSGAATGLVGLYQCRSDLPAAVCGVCVKASASKLSSLCNSAAGGAVQLRACFVRYGNDSFLGKPDNTVLFKKCGGESGDAGVAALRDAALGALQAASSPAAGGSYRAGAAGYVQAMSQCVGDLGAKACTDCVSVAASQLKAGCGDASAGEVYLGKCYARFWSNAGTGTGGTTPGGGNVIGGGNAGPIGDGGNGIAGGGNGIAGGGTVGVPGAGSGYGYGFVPRPYGDVQDGSGKTLAIIIGIVAAAAIIIIFLSFVRRARAANGKS